Proteins encoded by one window of Bacteroidota bacterium:
- a CDS encoding 4Fe-4S binding protein — MAKVRGVIIVDTEKCKGCEVCVGNCPSEVIGMSDNVNGKGYHYAYMAQADACTGCSNCAIVCPDGVITVYRKKITVEV; from the coding sequence ATGGCAAAAGTTAGAGGAGTAATTATCGTTGATACTGAAAAATGCAAGGGTTGTGAAGTTTGCGTTGGCAATTGCCCTTCTGAAGTTATAGGCATGTCTGATAATGTAAATGGAAAAGGTTATCATTACGCTTATATGGCACAAGCAGATGCGTGTACAGGATGTTCAAATTGCGCGATTGTTTGTCCTGATGGCGTAATTACCGTATATCGAAAAAAAATTACCGTAGAAGTTTAA